From the Gouania willdenowi chromosome 19, fGouWil2.1, whole genome shotgun sequence genome, one window contains:
- the LOC114481944 gene encoding circularly permutated Ras protein 1, with protein MEFACDFVYVPKPLNKKDDQPIPANMMKHSALLPPINRMRPRIPPPPPPPPPPTSSPKNRSPPTCVNPPPKVIDQLERNKNEKKVMKLIPFYENAEFHQELLSKVTSNNGSTQQASLLKKTALLPPHMRPSSTINPPLVSHNNNNQELMYELPKEEPALPTRPCHLNFHNAPKGYSGGGRDVRVPTNTNVTPPSVPAVPPKPSLTSMPVYLEVLPSDNLPPSPSTSSTTSPRATSPNEKGSHNNGSLPGNPNVILVSLGKLLSEEKPSSIKGKPMCCSQCGSVLDADYDNLVEVCYFCQPVDMTNTHRVPVSRFTGYPDGLFLLNPDEKPGSADDAMLIFCIDISGSMSITSEVPKGGSTFYRSRLQFVQEAVVQCVQRLSIQQPDMRVGLITFNYKVTMHGSENHPSHSLTNTDLVDSNCLKKAAAIFPTPPPLSETKDYLEKQVTELSESGTTALGPAALLAIAMASRHSGSKVIICTDGKANTDLGNLEVEDDDARTLLSSTIFYQDLGDYAANHGVTVSVLSIEGTDCRLDELGRLADRTGGKVVIASPSCLHTEFEQIIKNRTIATHCSVTLLLPKSLHLRGERESSHKGIREVGNINPDSEITFQFGASVQETTVPPPASGSRVSIQLQIRYKKRNGQMMLKVLTVEREVTDDSLASLSSLSVAIIQLNSSQASAALAVRGRFLDARGEGELQKMLIEKAIENNRNAEDKETYQNWVKTMQPIYNNIFDLTRPQSVTSDTQSLTDAGAVLFYTMKNINRKSMKIKH; from the exons ATGGAATTTGCTTGTGACTTCGTTTACGTGCCTAAACCTTTGAATAAGAAGGACGACCAACCAATCCCTGCCAACATGATGAAGCACTCAG cTCTCCTTCCACCCATAAACCGAATGCGTCCTCgcattcctcctcctcctcctcctcctcctcctccaaccAGTTCCCCTAAAAACAGGTCACCACCAACGTGTGTTAACCCTCCTCCTAAGGTTATTGATCAGTTGGAGCggaacaaaaatgaaaagaaagtcATGAAGCTAATTCCCTTCTACGAAAATGCAGAATTTCATCAAGAACTGCTTTCAAAAGTAACTTCCAACAATGGATCTACACAGCAGGCATCCCTGCTAAAAAAGACAG CTCTTCTTCCACCACATATGAGACCATCATCCACCATCAACCCTCCACTTGTTTCacataacaacaacaatcagGAGCTTATGTATGAACTGCCAAAAGAGGAACCAGCGTTACCCACACGACCCTGTCATCTGAACTTCCACAACGCACCAAAGGGATATAGTGGTGGTGGTAGGGATGTGAGGGTGCCAACTAATACCAATGTTACCCCACCATCAG TTCCCGCCGTCCCTCCAAAACCATCACTGACATCAATGCCGGTATACCTGGAGGTGCTGCCCTCAGACAATTTACCTCCATCACCGTCAACGAGCTCTACAACCTCACCACGTGCCACGTCACCGAATGAAAAAG GATCCCACAACAATGGATCCCTACCAGGAAATCCCAACGTTATTCTTGTCAGTTTGGGGAAATTACTCTCAGAGGAAAAAC CGTCTTCCATTAAAGGTAAACCCATGTGCTGCTCGCAGTGTGGCTCTGTGCTGGACGCAGACTACGACAACTTG GTTGAGGTGTGTTATTTCTGTCAACCCGTGGATATGACAAACACTCACAGAGTACCAGTGAGTCGATTCACTGGTTACCCCGATGGACTTTTTTTACTCAACCCTGACGAGAAGCCCGGGAGTGCTGACGATGCTATGCTGATTTTCTGTATCGATATTTCAGGCTCAATGAGCATCACGTCAGAG GTGCCGAAGGGAGGCTCCACTTTCTACAGATCTCGTCTCCAA tttgttcaGGAAGCTGTGGTACAATGTGTCCAGAGACTGAGTATACAACAACCTGACATGCGAGTGGGGCTCATCACCTTTAACTACAAG GTCACAATGCATGGTTCTGAGAATCACCCGTCACATTCTTTGACCAATACTGATCTGGTTGACAGCAACTGCTTAAAAAAGGCTGCAGCCATTTTCCCCACCCCTCCTCCACTCTCAGAAACAAAGGACTACTTAGAGAAACAGGTTACTGA ACTATCTGAAAGTGGGACCACGGCTCTGGGACCTGCTGCTCTCCTTGCCATTGCAATGGCATCCAGACACTCGGGATCTAAG GTAATTATCTGTACTGACGGGAAAGCAAACACAGATCTTGGTAATCTGGAGGTGGAAGATGATGATGCTCGCACCCTTCTCTCATCCACAATCTTTTACCAAGACCTAGGAGATTATGCAGCTAATCATGG TGTGACTGTGTCTGTGCTGTCCATCGAGGGAACAGACTGCAGGCTAGATGAGCTGGGAAGACTTGCTGATCGCACTGGGGGGAAA GTAGTTATTGCCAGTCCCAGCTGCTTGCACACAGAATTTGAACAGATTATTAAAAACAGGACCATCGCCACTCACTGCTCTGTGACTCTACTGCTGCCGAAATCACT GCACCTGAGGGGAGAAAGAGAGTCATCGCACAAAGGCATCAGAGAAGTGGGGAACATAAACCCCGACTCAGAGATCACCTTCCAGTTTGGGGCCAGTGTGCAGGAGACAACAG TGCCTCCACCAGCCTCTGGCAGCAGGGTGTCCATCCAGCTGCAGATCAGGTACAAGAAGAGGAATGGACAGATGATGCTCAAAGTGTTAACGGTGGAGAGGGAGGTTACAGATGACAG CTTGGCCTCCCTGTCCTCCCTCTCTGTGGCCATCATTCAGCTCAATTCCTCCCAGGCCAGCGCGGCTCTGGCTGTCAGAGGCCGCTTCCTCGATGCCAGGGGCGAAGGAGAGCTGCAGAAGATGCTGATTGAGAAAGCAAT aGAGAACAATCGCAATGCAGAAGACAAAGAGACGTATCAGAACTGGGTTAAAACAATGCAGCCAATATACAACAACATATTTGACTTAACAAGG CCACAAAGTGTGACTTCAGACACACAG TCTCTCACAGATGCTGGTGCAGTGCTGTTCTACACCATGAAGAACATCAACAGGAAGTCGATGAAGATTAAACATTAA
- the znf668 gene encoding zinc finger protein 668, giving the protein MASPQPGSPPLAEQYTPPVQEEEALRDKEMVKTQPAKKRGRGRPPKAESVFKCPTCSEAFKNQTALRCHKIKAHVKEHQQQHPCSECTKTFSSKAQLSKHERTHSAQRPFQCPDCHKAYKTPTELRNHSRSHTGEKPFVCKECGKAFMQAICLRIHLTQHSGERPYSCPQCSKSYPTLSKLKVHTRSHTGEKPYFCAECGKSFADPSVFRKHRRNHQGHRPYACEECGKTYTELKDLKNHERSHTGEKPYLCSDCGKAFSRSSSLACHQRIHSQNKPYQCEQCGKGFTQLSSYQSHLRTHSGEKPFLCPQCGKMFSDPSSFRRHQRAHMGFKPYPCDKCSKRFRQPADLAVHERVHSGERPYKCQSCDKAFVASWDLRRHMLVHTGLRPFACTECDKSFAERSSLNKHRRVHSGERPFKCEECLKCFVVSSSLRKHERTHLAEHAEQQQLQRETETGSASGFSSHTTLPQFSCTHCDATFGTWEEVQAHENLHSTDSSSSSLTKIFPLGSHTCDTCHIEFTQLAELQEHEKQHPKPRPHVCGSCGKGFLNKSGLRKHQKIHSSNKPHSCPHCGKAFLFAAYLRKHLRTHADKASTISELGEIKIIQIDGVPSPQPPSEASPSSIEPNTISLTVPVTVPVTTFQTLPQYLVKDEKL; this is encoded by the coding sequence ATGGCCTCTCCTCAGCCGGGCAGTCCACCTCTCGCAGAGCAGTACACCCCTCCTGTACAAGAAGAAGAGGCTCTGAGGGACAAAGAGATGGTAAAAACCCAGCCTGCAAAGAAACGTGGTAGAGGAAGGCCTCCAAAAGCCGAATCCGTCTTCAAATGTCCTACGTGCAGCGAGGCTTTTAAGAACCAAACAGCTTTGCGGTGCCACAAGATAAAAGCACACGTGAAggaacatcagcagcagcacccGTGTTCTGAGTGCACCAAAACCTTCTCGAGCAAGGCTCAGCTCTCAAAACACGAGCGAACTCACTCTGCTCAGCGTCCGTTCCAGTGCCCCGACTGCCACAAAGCGTACAAGACTCCCACTGAGCTGCGTAACCACAGCCGCTCTCACACTGGGGAAAAACCTTTTGTATGCAAAGAGTGTGGAAAGGCCTTCATGCAGGCTATCTGTTTGAGGATCCACTTGACTCAGCATAGTGGAGAACGTCCTTACTCCTGTCCACAGTGCTCTAAAAGCTACCCAACTCTGTCCAAACTCAAAGTACACACGCGTTCTCACACCGGAGAGAAGCCATACTTCTGCGCCGAGTGTGGCAAGAGTTTCGCAGATCCCTCAGTGTTCCGAAAACACAGGAGGAACCATCAGGGCCATCGGCCATATGCCTGCGAGGAGTGTGGCAAAACCTACACAGAGCTGAAGGATCTAAAGAACCATGAACGCTCACACACTGGAGAAAAGCCATACCTCTGCTCAGATTGTGGAAAGGCTTTTTCCAGGTCCTCATCACTGGCCTGCCATCAACGCATCCACTCCCAGAATAAACCATATCAGTGTGAGCAGTGTGGCAAGGGCTTCACTCAGCTGTCCTCCTACCAGTCCCACCTTCGTACTCATTCTGGAGAGAAGCCATTCCTTTGCCCGCAGTGTGGCAAAATGTTCTCCGACCCTTCCAGTTTCCGTCGCCACCAGCGGGCCCACATGGGTTTCAAGCCTTATCCCTGCGATAAGTGCTCCAAACGGTTTCGCCAACCAGCGGATCTGGCCGTACATGAACGGGTCCACTCTGGAGAGCGGCCTTACAAATGCCAGAGCTGTGACAAGGCCTTTGTGGCATCTTGGGATCTGCGACGCCACATGCTGGTCCACACAGGTCTGAGGCCTTTCGCATGCACTGAGTGCGATAAGTCTTTTGCGGAACGCTCCAGCCTAAATAAGCACCGGCGAGTACACTCAGGAGAGAGGCCATTTAAATGTGAGGAGTGTTTGAAGTGTTTTGTGGTTTCCTCAAGCTTGCGCAAACATGAGAGGACTCACTTAGCAGAACATGCTGAACAACAGCAGCTACAGCGGGAAACAGAGACTGGGTCAGCATCTGGCTTTTCCTCCCACACGACTCTCCCACAGTTCTCCTGCACACACTGCGATGCTACATTTGGTACATGGGAGGAAGTTCAGGCCCATGAAAATCTGCATTCAACCGACTCCTCTTCTTCCTCGCTCACCAAAATCTTCCCTCTGGGTTCGCACACATGTGATACCTGTCACATAGAATTCACCCAGCTTGCAGAGCTGCAGGAGCATGAGAAGCAGCATCCAAAGCCGAGGCCACACGTCTGCGGCAGCTGCGGCAAAGGCTTTCTGAACAAATCCGGACTACGTAAACACCAGAAGATCCACTCCTCCAACAAACCTCACAGCTGCCCGCACTGTGGAAAAGCCTTCCTGTTTGCTGCGTATCTTCGCAAGCACTTACGCACACATGCAGACAAGGCTTCAACCATCTCTGAACTCGGTGAAATAAAGATTATTCAAATCGATGGTGTCCCCTCTCCCCAACCTCCTAGCGAGGCGTCTCCGTCCAGCATCGAACCCAACACCATCTCCCTGACTGTTCCAGTGACTGTCCCTGTTACGACTTTTCAGACTCTTCCACAATACTTGGTGAAGGATGAAAAACTTTGa
- the znf646 gene encoding zinc finger protein 646 has translation MDRLLEHMDPHLQQDQDRRYKCDECGRGYRHAGSLANHKKTHDVGIFECDICGKENSNALALKSHLRTHTSQKKHSCKECGKSFRLSKQLATHQRVHLSRSDKPLFSREDADVDIEDDPHSSEHSNSVGISVENSSLEAQTEAFYSTQSEGSDDLENRPFKCDLCDKSYIHLRSLANHKKTHQTVTCKCMVCFKMFHNMAAFHSHQRTHKTRSDTGPVSPQELYTDAPQKQFSPQNHQDASGNFCHLCQVLFPNNDEFQEHIQIHNSSFQTFGLEDNLPENHSMYANNVYSPESNFYQSLTNHSVTSINNVPNFDQSEERIESNGSIDSGSYSNNQNQFPSNAQEETQYVVSPSLIPPQNSGNTTETEETSTVESSERPFKCHTCGKSYRHSGSLINHKRSHQVGIFQCSICRKSYPHLAALKSHLRLHKGHPTSFNVSGDWLSSEPLTLENQQGCSSPPLVCDEEEEEVEDNEAHAMFGMDQTKREEHSDEELYEKQFIPDFSQDVTAHLPHSDHMMQRHMCADCNETFADIAGIKSHKCPLMQKQHGNSMGDYVAPFKFQPINSGDAESDTEFHNPSGSQSQSYFEQSFHENVSSSQLNGNIASDNAASADDDDDDDDDGDLYQCSLCGNSYTNMRALRSHLRGHSQSHGAPHGSGSPSFSSHEDAKDDESGEMMICSTCGESFANRQGLITHQLVHNNDRVDNAPFLHMNNGEVLESKEEEEEEPQNIICGRCGIFCSGYHHLKNHNCTDETKAEPHPREDEKINDSVQVEEAALGTEAVCSEVHQYRCDQCGRSYRHQGSLLNHKKSHKTGVFKCLVCQKRFYNLLALKNHQRSHFDIKRHTCHECGKAFKIQKQLLNHLRRHKENQAKIQELNNQIQALMQMNGTKTEGGTQPFTSPQHHEQQQQLSEEGIRTDATVKIENNSNERPFACDQCGRTYRHAGSLVNHKNSHKTGEFYCSICNNTYSNRLAMKNHMRTHFSFKRHFCQKCGKRFRGKKQLLVHVCAEARKDRAKTRRGLKSRVFRCKKCKQAFFSGDQLAAHTCDGPSVDARVGTAAVKEERPFTCNICHRSYRHAGSLLNHKNTHKTGHFICNCCSKPFTNPMALRNHMRIHTQKKKFVCLTCGKAFRLASILYNHQKVHNRVAGSISCSTCGKRFQGRAGLKRHRCPSEDGSSAPSAASQSERADKCFTCDLCGRSYRHAGSLLNHKKTHSENLHHCALCLQTFPDSLTLQMHSQMRRHCCTECGKTFCLLSHLDSHMEVHAKERAPTVVCILCQQTFPNAASYQEHYNIQHMGEPEHNNLSSEFGGIKNKAPPPLSHIPVNVNDSQRSSDASATEEKSHVCEHCGRTYRHAGSLLNHKNSHKTGSYFCTVCQKEFSNLMALRNHRRIHTEPKRYQCQECGKTFRVSTQLISHRRIHTKERPFTCMLCDKSFSSKANLRHHQKLHQTSQSYNSSYSLDANAFMDLDMASFF, from the exons ATGGACAGATTGCTGGAACACATGGATCCTCATCTTCAACAAGACCAGGATCGAAGATACAAGTGCGATGAGTGTGGGCGAGGCTACAGGCATGCTGGGAGCTTAGCAAACCATAAAAAGACCCACGATGTGGGAATTTTTGAGTGTGACATTTGCGGTAAAGAGAACTCTAACGCTCTGGCCCTGAAGAGTCATCTCCGGACTCACACCTCACAAAAGAAGCACTCCTGTAAAGAGTGTGGGAAATCTTTTCGTTTATCAAAACAGCTGGCTACACACCAGAGGGTCCATCTGTCAAGAAGTGATAAGCCATTATTTAGCAGGGAAGATGCTGACGTAGACATAGAAGATGACCCACATAGTAGTGAGCACTCCAACAGTGTGGGGATTTCTGTAGAAAATAGTTCACTGGAGGCCCAGACAGAAGCTTTTTACAGCACGCAGTCTGAGGGCTCAGATGATCTCGAAAATcgaccatttaaatgtgatttatgtGACAAGTCATACATTCATCTTCGAAGCCTGGCCAATCATAAAAAGACTCACCAAACAGTGACATGCAAGTGTATGGTGTGTTTCAAAATGTTCCATAACATGGCTGCTTTCCACAGCCATCAGAGGACTCACAAGACAAGAAGCGACACTGGTCCTGTTTCACCTCAAGAACTGTACACAGACGCACCGCAGAAGCAGTTTTCCCCTCAGAACCACCAGGATGCTTCAGGTAATTTTTGCCATTTGTGCCAGGTGCTTTTCCCCAACAATGATGAGTTTCAGGAACACATCCAGATCCACAACTCTTCATTCCAAACCTTTGGACTTGAAGATAATTTACCAGAGAACCATAGCATGTATGCCAACAATGTTTATTCTCCCGAGTCCAATTTTTACCAATCACTGACTAATCATTCTGTGacatcaataaataatgttCCAAACTTTGATCAGTCAGAGGAAAGAATAGAAAGCAATGGGTCGATTGATTCAGGTTCTTACTCCAACAATCAAAACCAGTTTCCCAGCAACGCTCAGGAAGAAACGCAATACGTGGTCAGTCCGTCACTGATTCCACCTCAAAACTCTGGTAACACAACTGAGACTGAAGAGACTTCAACTGTAGAGTCCAGTGAACGGCCCTTTAAGTGTCACACTTGTGGTAAAAGCTACAGACACTCCGGAAGCCTCATCAACCACAAAAGGTCACATCAGGTCGGGATTTTTCAGTGTTCTATCTGCAGAAAGAGTTACCCTCACCTGGCTGCACTCAAAAGTCACCTCCGACTTCACAAAGGTCATCCGACATCTTTTAATGTCAGTGGAGACTGGCTCTCCTCTGAACCATTGACTCTGGAGAACCAGCAGGGCTGCTCCTCCCCTCCCTTAGtatgtgatgaagaggaggaggaggtggaagaCAATGAAGCTCATGCTATGTTTGGAATGGATCAAACAAAGAGAGAGGAACACAGCGATGAAGAGCTGTACGAGAAGCAGTTCATTCCGGACTTTTCCCAGGATGTGACGGCGCATCTACCTCACAGTGATCACATGATGCAGAGGCACATGTGTGCAGACTGCAATGAGACTTTTGCAGACATCGCAGGGATTAAATCACACAAATGTCCACTGATGCAGAAGCAACACGGCAATTCTATGGGAGACTACGTTGCTCCATTCAAGTTTCAGCCGATTAACAGTGGAGACGCAGAGAGTGACACAGAGTTTCATAATCCCAGCGGTAGTCAGAGCCAAAGTTACTTTGAACAGAGTTTTCATGAAAATGTGAGCAGCAGTCAGCTAAACGGCAACATAGCAAGTGACAATGCTGCttctgctgatgatgatgatgatgatgatgatgatggagatcTTTATCAATGTTCGCTATGTGGCAACAGTTACACTAATATGAGGGCTCTCAGGAGCCATCTAAGGGGGCACAGCCAGTCACATGGTGCTCCTCATGGATCAGGGTCgccctccttctcctcccacGAAGACGCAAAAGATGACGAGTCAGGAGAGATGATGATTTGTAGCACGTGTGGGGAGAGTTTTGCTAATCGACAGGGTTTGATAACACATCAGCTTGTACATAACAATGACAGGGTAGACAATGCTCCCTTTTTACATATGAACAATGGCGAAGTTCTTGAAagcaaggaggaggaggaggaggaacctCAGAACATCATCTGTGGCAGGTGTGGTATATTCTGCAGTGGTTACCATCATCTAAAAAACCACAACTGTACAGACGAGACCAAAGCTGAGCCGCATCCCCGTGAAGACGAGAAAATAAATGATTCGGTACAAGTTGAGGAGGCGGCGCTTGGCACAGAAGCTGTTTGCTCTGAGGTTCATCAGTACAGGTGCGATCAATGTGGCCGTTCTTACAGACACCAGGGATCCCTCCTCAACCATAAAAAGTCACATAAGACCGGCGTGTTCAAGTGTCTCGTCTGCCAAAAACGCTTCTACAACCTGCTGGCTCTTAAAAACCACCAGAGATCCCACTTTGACATCAAGAG ACATACTTGCCATGAGTGTGGCAAAGCCTTCAAAATCCAGAAGCAGTTATTGAATCACTTAAGAAGGCACAAAGAAAACCAAGCCAAAATCCAGGAGCTCAACAACCAGATTCAGGCTCTCATGCAGATGAACGGGACCAAGACAGAAGGCGGAACGCAGCCCTTCACGTCTCCCCAGCACCacgaacagcagcagcagctgtcagAAGAAGGAATAAGAACAGATGCCACAGTAAAAATAGAGAACAACAGTAACGAGCGTCCGTTtgcatgtgaccagtgtgggcgCACGTATCGCCATGCAGGAAGTTTAGTCAACCACAAAAACTCCCATAAAACAGGTGAATTTTACTGTTCCATATGTAATAACACCTATTCTAACAGACTGGCAATGAAGAACCACATGCGAACCCACTTTTCATTTAAAAGGCATTTCTGTCAAAAGTGTGGAAAACGCTTCCGAGGGAAGAAGCAGCTGTTGGTTCATGTGTGTGCAGAGGCCCGAAAGGATAGAGCCAAAACCAGGAGGGGCCTGAAATCTCGAGTCTTTAGGTGTAAGAAGTGTAAACAGGCCTTCTTCTCTGGTGACCAACTGGCAGCTCACACATGTGACGGTCCCTCAGTTGACGCAAGGGTGGGCACAGCTGCAGTTAAAGAGGAGCGGCCGTTTACGTGCAACATCTGCCATCGCAGCTATCGACACGCAGGCTCACTGTTGAACCACAAGAACACCCACAAGACGGGACACTTCATCTGCAACTGCTGCTCCAAGCCCTTCACCAACCCCATGGCGTTACGCAATCACATGCGCATCcacacacagaagaagaagtttgTGTGTCTGACGTGTGGGAAAGCCTTCCGCCTCGCCAGCATCCTGTACAACCACCAGAAGGTCCACAACAGGGTGGCTGGAAGCATCAGCTGCTCCACGTGTGGGAAGCGCTTCCAGGGACGCGCTGGGCTGAAGCGGCACCGCTGCCCCAGTGAGGACGGGAGCTCAGCGCCGTCTGCAGCGTCCCAATCAGAGAGGGCAGACAAGTGCTTTAC CTGTGACCTGTGTGGACGCTCCTACCGACACGCCGGCTCCCTCCTCAACCATAAGAAGACCCACTCTGAGAACCTCCACCACTGCGCTCTCTGTCTCCAGACCTTCCCTGATTCGCTGACTCTGCAGATGCATTCCCAGATGAGGCGCCACTGCTGCACTGAATGTGGCAAGACCTTCTGCCTGCTGTCCCACCTGGACAGCCACATGGAGGTGCACGCTAAGGAGCGTGCACCTACAGTGGTCTGTATCCTCTGTCAGCAGACTTTCCCCAACGCTGCCAGCTACCAGGAGCATTACAACATTCAGCACATGGGAGAACCTGAACACAATAACCTCAGCTCGGAGTTTGGCGGGATAAAGAAcaaggctccgccccctctgtCTCATATTCCAGTGAACGTAAACGACTCGCAGAGGTCGAGCGACGCTTCTGCCACCGAGGAGAAAAGTCACGTGTGCGAGCACTGCGGCCGCACCTACCGCCACGCCGGCTCCCTCCTCAACCACAAGAACAGCCACAAGACCGGCTCCTACTTCTGCACCGTGTGCCAGAAAGAGTTCAGCAACCTGATGGCCCTCAGGAACCACCGTCGCATTCACACCGAGCCAAAGCGCTACCAGTGCCAGGAGTGCGGGAAGACTTTCCGCGTGTCCACTCAGCTCATCAGTCACCGGAGGATACACACCAAGGAGAGGCCTTTCACGTGCATGCTCTGTGACAAGAGCTTCTCCAGCAAAGCCAACCTGAGACACCACCAGAAGCTGCACCAGACCTCCCAGTCCTACAACTCCTCCTACAGCCTGGACGCCAACGCTTTTATGGACCTGGACATGGCctcatttttttag